Proteins from one Panicum virgatum strain AP13 chromosome 7K, P.virgatum_v5, whole genome shotgun sequence genomic window:
- the LOC120640247 gene encoding anthocyanidin 3-O-glucosyltransferase 4-like, whose amino-acid sequence MRRINRSTIATPHFRGWAPQVAILEHQAVGGFLTHCGWGSTLESVAAGVPMATWPSTAEQFLNEKLIVDVLRVGVSVSVTKPTEGVLTGVKSGGGKAKADVGTEQVKQVLDMLMDGGVDGEARRTKAVELKAKAKAALQHGGSSFINLQKLIQFAG is encoded by the exons ATGCGTCGGATCAATCG ctccaccatagctactccacact TTCGCGGGTGGGCGCCGCAGGTGGCCATCCTGGAGCACCAGGCCGTCGGCGGATTTCTGACGCATTGCGGGTGGGGATCGACCCTGGAGAGCGTCGCCGCGGGTGTGCCCATGGCCACCTGGCCGTCCACCGCGGAGCAGTTCCTGAACGAGAAGCTGATCGTCGATGTGCTTCGGGTCGGTGTGTCTGTCAGCGTGACGAAGCCCACAGAGGGTGTGCTGACCGGTGTCAAAAGCGGTGGCGGCAAGGCGAAGGCAGATGTGGGAACGGAACAGGTGAAGCAAGTATTGGATATGCTGATGGATGGAGGAGTGGATGGGGAGGCTAGGAGGACGAAAGCTGTGGAGCTGAAGGCCAAAGCAAAGGCTGCGTTGCAGCATGGGGGCTCGTCATTTATAAATCTGCAGAAGTTGATACAGTTTGCTGGTTGA
- the LOC120640248 gene encoding RING-H2 finger protein ATL29-like, with product MLASFLTMRYTEAKELRVGGKDAALDHAFHTDCIGEWLDSHITCPACRCNLDPDQELATAEGEVAAEQVAIGVAPEGAEDEEEETRREEAMELEWIGRQHASTAAGAGGGGSLLAMVK from the exons ATGCTCGCGTCGTTCCTGACGATGAGGTACACGGAGGCTAAGGAGCTCCGGGTCGGCGGCAAGGACGCCGCGCTCGA CCACGCCTTCCACACGGACTGCATCGGGGAGTGGCTCGACAGCCACATCACCTGCCCCGCCTGCCGCTGCAACCTCGACCCCGACCAGGAGCTCGccacggcggagggcgaggtggCCGCGGAGCAGGTGGCCATCGGCGTGGCCCCCGAGGGCgccgaggatgaggaggaggaaacgaggagggaggaggccatGGAGCTGGAGTGGATCGGGCGCCAGCACGCCTCGAcggctgccggcgccggcggcgggg GTTCTTTATTGGCAATGGTAAAGTAG
- the LOC120642436 gene encoding UDP-glycosyltransferase 73C4-like, with amino-acid sequence MERTTKPHLVLIPWQGGISHIIPMTDIGCLLASHGAAVTIITTPANAPLVQSRVDSAAPPPCGGAGITVAAIPFPAAEAGLPEGCERLDLLRSPADVPRFFAANKRFGEAVERHCRGGASLLPCRPTCIVAGMCHPWTLGLARELAVPCYTFHGFGAFALLCLEHLFKHRPHEAVASPDELFDIPVLPPFECRVSRRQLPPHFLPSNSMGGGLLQEMREFDVAADGVVVNTFEELERGSTALLAAATGKRVLAVGPVSLNHSPGLDARTMSDDDARRCMAWLDTKASGSVVYASFGSAGCMPAAQLVQLGMALVSCPWPVLWVVKGADSLPDDAKKWLRENTDADGVADTKCLVVRGWAPQVAILAHSAVGGFLTHCGWGSTLEAVAAGMPMATWPLFAEQFVNERLIVDVLGVGVSVGVTKPTENILTASKTYGSEAEAEAEVGMEQVMEALERLMDQGAEGEERRRKARELKLKAKGALEKGGSSYVNLENLIYSFV; translated from the coding sequence ATGGAGCGAACCACGAAGCCTCACCTCGTGCTCATCCCATGGCAAGGTGGCATCAGCCACATCATCCCCATGACCGACATCGGCTGCCTCCTCGCCTCCCACGGCGCGGCGGTCACCATCATCACCACGCCGGCCAACGCGCCGCTCGTGCAGAGCCGCGTCgacagcgccgcgccgccgccgtgcggcggcgcggggatcACGGTCGCTGCGATCCCTTTCCCGGCCGCGGAGGCCGGCCTGCCCGAGGGCTGCGAGAGGCTGGACCTCCTCCGCTCCCCCGCCGACGTGCCGCGCTTCTTCGCCGCCAACAAACGGttcggcgaggcggtggagcggcactgccgcggcggcgcctcgttGTTGCCCTGCCGGCCGACCTGCATCGTCGCCGGGATGTGCCACCCGTGGACGCTAGGCCTGGCGCGCGAGCTCGCCGTGCCCTGCTACACCTTCCACGGTTTCGGAGCGTTCGCGCTGCTCTGCCTCGAGCACCTCTTCAAGCACAGGCCGCACGAGGCTGTGGCGTCCCCCGACGAGCTCTTCGACATCCCCGTCCTCCCGCCGTTCGAGTGCAGGGTCTCGCGCAGGCAGCTGCCGCCGCATTTCCTGCCATCGAACTCGATGGGCGGAGGGCTGCTGCAGGAGATGCGGGAGTTTGACGTGGCCGCGGACGGCGTCGTGGTGAACACGTTCGAGGAGCTGGAGCGCGGCTCCACGGCGCTTCTCGCGGCGGCCACGGGCAAAAGGGTGCTCGCCGTCGGGCCCGTCTCGCTGAACCACTCGCCGGGTCTCGATGCGCGGACCATGTCCGACGACGATGCGAGGCGgtgcatggcgtggctggacACCAAGGCGTCCGGGTCCGTGGTGTACGCCAGCTTCGGCAGCGCCGGGTGCATGCCGGCCGCGCAGCTCGTGCAGCTCGGCATGGCCCTGGTGTCGTGCCCCTGGCCCGTCCTCTGGGTTGTCAAGGGCGCCGACTCGCTGCCCGACGACGCTAAGAAGTGGCTGCGCGAGAACACCGACGCCGACGGCGTCGCGGACACCAAGTGCCTGGTGGTGCGCGGGTGGGCGCCCCAGGTGGCCATCCTTGCCCACTCGGCCGTCGGCGGCTTCCTCACGCACTGCGGGTGGGGCTCGACTCTggaggccgtcgccgccggcatgCCTATGGCCACCTGGCCGCTGTTCGCCGAGCAGTTCGTCAACGAGAGGCTCATCGTGGACGTGCTCGGCGTGGGGGTGTCCGTAGGCGTGACGAAGCCAACGGAAAACATCCTCACTGCTAGTAAAACCTATGGCAGCGAAGCCGAGGCGGAAGCGGAGGTGGGGATGGAACAGGTGATGGAGGCCTTGGAGAGGCTGATGGATCAGGGAGCggaaggggaggagaggaggaggaaggctcGGGAGCTGAAGTTGAAGGCGAAAGGCGCTTTGGAGAAGGGAGGATCATCCTACGTTAATTTGGAGAATTTGATCTATTCTTTCGTTTGA
- the LOC120642486 gene encoding UDP-glycosyltransferase 73D1-like isoform X1 yields the protein MAASLCPKPHFVVIPWPATSHIIPIVDIACLLAGYGAPVTVITTPASAQLVQGRVERAGPGSSGLTVTAIPFPAAEAGLPDGCERLDHTPSVDLVPNFFDATTRFGDAVARHCRLLMATATPARRPGCIVAGMCNTWAHGLARELGTPCFIFHGFGAFALLCCEYLNTHKPHEAAASLDELFDVPVLPPFEFRFARRQLPLQFLPSCSIPEVRLRELREFEMAVDGIVVNSFEELEHGSAAGLAAVTGGKAVFAVGPVSLCGAPGLLDPRADSDDARQCMAWLDAKKARYISVKCRWRVAVEELRPGGSCGVHSWIEGTSGDGRRVSWFAPQNQGG from the exons ATGGCAGCCAGCCTGTGCCCGAAGCCTCACTTCGTGGTCATCCCATGGCCAGCCACTAGCCACATTATCCCTATCGTCGACATCGCCTGCCTCCTCGCCGGGTACGGCGCGCCGGTCACCGTCATCACCACTCCCGCCAGCGCGCAGCTCGTCCAGGGCCGCGTGGAACGCGCCGGGCCAGGCTCATCGGGACTCACGGTCACCGCGATACCGTTCCCGGCGGCCGAGGCCGGCCTGCCGGATGGCTGCGAGAGGCTCGACCACACCCCCTCGGTCGACCTCGTGCCCAACTTCTTCGACGCCACCACGCGATTCGGCGACGCCGTGGCGCGGCACTGCCGCCTCCtcatggcgacggcgacgccggcgcgccggccgggCTGCATCGTCGCCGGGATGTGCAACACGTGGGCGCACGGTCTGGCGCGCGAGCTCGGCACGCCCTGCTTCATCTTCCACGGGTTCGGCGCCTTCGCGCTGCTGTGCTGCGAGTACCTGAACACGCACAAGCCCCACGAGGCGGCCGCGTCGCTGGACGAGCTCTTCGACGTCCCGGTCCTGCCGCCTTTCGAGTTCAGGTTCGCCAGGAGGCAGCTGCCGCTGCAGTTCCTGCCTTCGTGCTCCATCCCGGAGGTCCGCCTCCGGGAGCTCCGGGAATTCGAGATGGCCGTGGACGGCATCGTCGTGAACAGCTTCGAGGAGCTGGAACACGGCTCGGCCGCGGGCCTCGCGGCGGTCACGGGCGGCAAGGCCGTGTTCGCCGTTGGCCCGGTCTCGCTCTGCGGCGCGCCTGGCCTCCTCGACCCGCGGGCCGACTCGGATGACGCCAGGCAgtgcatggcgtggctggacgCCAAGAAAGCCAG GTACATTAGCGTCAAGtgtcgatggagagttgccgtggaggagctcaggccgggcggcagctgtggcgtccactcctggatcgagggcacaagcggcgacggaaggcgggtttcttggtttgcgccacaaaaccaaggaggctga
- the LOC120642486 gene encoding UDP-glycosyltransferase 73D1-like isoform X2 gives MAASLCPKPHFVVIPWPATSHIIPIVDIACLLAGYGAPVTVITTPASAQLVQGRVERAGPGSSGLTVTAIPFPAAEAGLPDGCERLDHTPSVDLVPNFFDATTRFGDAVARHCRLLMATATPARRPGCIVAGMCNTWAHGLARELGTPCFIFHGFGAFALLCCEYLNTHKPHEAAASLDELFDVPVLPPFEFRFARRQLPLQFLPSCSIPEVRLRELREFEMAVDGIVVNSFEELEHGSAAGLAAVTGGKAVFAVGPVSLCGAPGLLDPRADSDDARQCMAWLDAKKARSVLYVSFGSVGRMPPAQVH, from the exons ATGGCAGCCAGCCTGTGCCCGAAGCCTCACTTCGTGGTCATCCCATGGCCAGCCACTAGCCACATTATCCCTATCGTCGACATCGCCTGCCTCCTCGCCGGGTACGGCGCGCCGGTCACCGTCATCACCACTCCCGCCAGCGCGCAGCTCGTCCAGGGCCGCGTGGAACGCGCCGGGCCAGGCTCATCGGGACTCACGGTCACCGCGATACCGTTCCCGGCGGCCGAGGCCGGCCTGCCGGATGGCTGCGAGAGGCTCGACCACACCCCCTCGGTCGACCTCGTGCCCAACTTCTTCGACGCCACCACGCGATTCGGCGACGCCGTGGCGCGGCACTGCCGCCTCCtcatggcgacggcgacgccggcgcgccggccgggCTGCATCGTCGCCGGGATGTGCAACACGTGGGCGCACGGTCTGGCGCGCGAGCTCGGCACGCCCTGCTTCATCTTCCACGGGTTCGGCGCCTTCGCGCTGCTGTGCTGCGAGTACCTGAACACGCACAAGCCCCACGAGGCGGCCGCGTCGCTGGACGAGCTCTTCGACGTCCCGGTCCTGCCGCCTTTCGAGTTCAGGTTCGCCAGGAGGCAGCTGCCGCTGCAGTTCCTGCCTTCGTGCTCCATCCCGGAGGTCCGCCTCCGGGAGCTCCGGGAATTCGAGATGGCCGTGGACGGCATCGTCGTGAACAGCTTCGAGGAGCTGGAACACGGCTCGGCCGCGGGCCTCGCGGCGGTCACGGGCGGCAAGGCCGTGTTCGCCGTTGGCCCGGTCTCGCTCTGCGGCGCGCCTGGCCTCCTCGACCCGCGGGCCGACTCGGATGACGCCAGGCAgtgcatggcgtggctggacgCCAAGAAAGCCAGGTCCGTGCTCTACGTCAGCTTCGGCAGCGTCGGGCGCATGCCACCAGCTCAG GTACATTAG